The Kiritimatiellia bacterium genome window below encodes:
- a CDS encoding DUF3450 domain-containing protein, with protein sequence MNRPICCIIALFALGLAAAPGVSRAQTGELDRAQAMERWIQTRLLLSKEREEWRVQRTILEDRIDLLEREIASIRSRTEAAEAELAKTEDQWNELNTRLEALKEATGSLAPALAGYEARVRAILPALPPPVASRIEPLSRRIPENPDQTKLGISERFQNVIGILNELNKAAREITVAGEVRELEDGARAEVTAMYLGLAQAFYSNEKGGIGGVGYPGPQGWIWQPWDDRAADFASAFAIYRNEKPAAYVPLPSRIANRMEESP encoded by the coding sequence GTGAACCGACCGATTTGTTGCATCATCGCTCTCTTCGCTCTCGGGCTGGCGGCCGCTCCCGGGGTGAGCCGCGCCCAGACGGGCGAACTAGACCGGGCCCAGGCGATGGAGCGCTGGATCCAGACGCGCCTTTTATTGTCCAAGGAGCGGGAGGAATGGCGCGTGCAGCGAACAATATTGGAAGACCGGATCGATTTGCTGGAGCGTGAAATCGCTTCGATACGCTCGCGCACCGAGGCCGCAGAGGCGGAACTGGCGAAGACCGAAGATCAGTGGAACGAGTTGAACACTCGGCTGGAGGCCCTCAAGGAGGCCACGGGCAGCCTCGCGCCCGCGCTCGCCGGCTATGAGGCGCGAGTCCGCGCGATTTTGCCCGCCCTGCCGCCGCCAGTCGCATCCCGCATCGAGCCCCTCAGCCGACGGATTCCTGAGAATCCCGACCAGACCAAGCTCGGGATCAGTGAACGATTCCAGAATGTGATCGGCATCCTCAACGAACTTAACAAGGCGGCGCGCGAGATCACCGTGGCGGGTGAAGTCCGAGAATTGGAAGACGGCGCGCGCGCCGAGGTCACCGCGATGTACCTCGGCCTGGCGCAGGCGTTCTACAGTAACGAAAAGGGCGGCATCGGGGGGGTCGGCTATCCGGGGCCACAGGGATGGATATGGCAACCCTGGGATGACCGCGCGGCCGACTTCGCCTCCGCGTTCGCCATCTACCGGAATGAAAAACCCGCCGCTTATGTGCCGTTGCCGTCGCGGATCGCCAACCGGATGGAGGAGTCGCCGTGA
- a CDS encoding TonB-dependent receptor: protein MVICLTWRPVGHAQGERGALRGQVIDADFGDPVQGATLRILEQDISVNSDREGFFLFPDLPPGSYSVAVTREGYQRAVLSGVVVPPGTVAELNVRLSSELTEMEELVVRESEPETDTATEAGLLTLRAQAITFQDAVSRELMSRAGASDAAAAVRLVVGTTIVDGKYASVRGLSDRYVGASVNGFRIPSADPKRRAVQLDVFPAGTIDSISVSKTFTPDLPGDFSGGGINLKLLSIPDERFLKLSFSREINRNYHGSERFITYEGGGVDVWARQRGERDMPDGAATMEDDGLLDTALPSNHEQLLGGGVDHSALYLRYDRITRSMAPAMGIKYGQIPENFSINASIGNAHPLIGDSRLGALIAFTYSQKHSLRTNFNTAYVRPSLGNPQVTNLFDTTREEGVSEVKYGLLITSGVKNPERSEISVTFFRVRSGTDQASFTTEGFDDTTLEWEQKQAIHYIERSTDSLQFRGEHNFDEMINPGLGLRLQWFGGHNVVRQYEPDVRYFENVVVRQGNLFRYQQLPPGASGAAFDKTARVWRDTQEDNTQYGLNVAVPFDRQFHPRNPDGTRGDVEKSGALKFGWVRDITLRTYRQNSFFYTFGAQLDPIYTGPVRAQFPPGFAGQIAFINARNAWLASSTGQIYLAKMADAAADRLKSSFVSSSPTSLWTDVFLNPTNIGVGSKYKDSMYWYISPKLYDVSYDGDQDFPAGYAMLELPMNHKLIGLIGLRAENTLISVDPTSDMDQRDPPRAFQVAIRRPQILPDGTETYYYTIGGVSREEARVDIDESHLLRAAGLVYEPRPDMKLRYNYAQTIARPTFWELAPVITFDYVDGIAYVGNKDLRVSTVENHDIRWEWYPAEETVVSASVFEKQIDDPIDKESFSYLSQDYVLAVNYPHGTVRGLELEVRRPVPAPPYLPGRLILGANYTKIDASVEIPDQVRYNLARHSIYIDERDMEGQPDYLLNLNATYEITPRASFSYFFNKRGDMLKTGAAVGEDGATPDIYSLARETVDLAFEYKFGRQKQFKLTLRAKNTTDPVIKETYRLPDGTDIPRRSYREGVAYSVSLGGEW, encoded by the coding sequence ATGGTGATCTGTTTGACATGGCGCCCGGTAGGCCACGCTCAAGGCGAGCGCGGCGCCCTGCGCGGCCAGGTGATTGACGCCGACTTTGGCGACCCTGTCCAAGGGGCGACGTTGCGCATTTTGGAACAGGACATCTCTGTGAATTCGGACCGAGAGGGCTTCTTCCTGTTTCCCGATCTGCCGCCAGGCAGCTATTCCGTGGCGGTTACGCGAGAGGGCTACCAGCGCGCCGTGCTCAGTGGCGTCGTGGTGCCACCGGGCACGGTTGCCGAACTGAATGTCCGACTCTCCTCCGAATTGACCGAAATGGAAGAGCTCGTGGTCCGTGAGAGCGAGCCGGAGACGGACACCGCCACGGAAGCCGGTCTGCTCACGCTGCGCGCTCAGGCGATCACGTTTCAGGATGCCGTCAGCCGGGAGCTAATGAGCCGGGCCGGCGCCAGCGACGCCGCGGCAGCAGTTCGACTGGTCGTCGGTACAACGATCGTCGACGGCAAATACGCTTCAGTGCGCGGCCTCAGCGACCGGTACGTCGGCGCCTCGGTCAATGGGTTTCGAATCCCCAGCGCCGACCCGAAACGCCGAGCCGTGCAACTCGATGTGTTTCCCGCCGGCACGATCGACAGCATCTCGGTGTCGAAGACCTTTACGCCCGATTTGCCGGGAGACTTCAGCGGCGGGGGAATCAATTTGAAACTGCTGTCCATTCCTGACGAGCGGTTTCTCAAATTGAGTTTCAGCCGGGAAATCAACCGTAACTACCACGGTTCGGAACGCTTCATCACCTACGAAGGCGGCGGCGTCGACGTGTGGGCGCGTCAGCGCGGCGAACGCGACATGCCGGACGGCGCGGCCACGATGGAGGACGATGGACTGCTCGACACTGCGCTGCCCTCCAATCATGAGCAGTTGCTCGGCGGCGGAGTGGATCATAGTGCACTCTATTTGAGATACGATCGCATCACTCGCAGCATGGCTCCGGCAATGGGCATCAAATACGGACAAATTCCGGAAAACTTTTCGATTAATGCCTCGATCGGAAACGCGCACCCCCTAATTGGCGACTCGCGTCTTGGTGCGCTGATCGCGTTCACCTACAGTCAGAAGCACTCCTTGCGCACCAATTTCAACACCGCCTATGTACGTCCGTCTTTGGGGAATCCGCAGGTTACAAATCTGTTCGATACAACCCGTGAGGAGGGCGTTTCGGAGGTCAAATACGGCTTGCTGATCACCTCGGGCGTCAAGAATCCGGAGCGCAGCGAAATTTCTGTGACATTCTTTCGCGTCCGGTCAGGAACGGACCAGGCAAGTTTCACCACGGAAGGGTTTGACGATACGACGCTCGAATGGGAGCAGAAGCAGGCCATTCATTACATCGAGCGCAGCACCGACAGCCTTCAATTTCGGGGCGAGCACAATTTTGACGAAATGATCAACCCCGGGCTTGGCCTCCGCCTTCAGTGGTTCGGCGGCCATAATGTCGTCCGCCAGTACGAGCCGGATGTTCGCTACTTCGAGAATGTTGTCGTCCGGCAGGGCAATTTATTCCGTTACCAGCAATTGCCCCCTGGAGCCTCCGGGGCGGCGTTTGACAAGACGGCCCGCGTCTGGCGCGATACGCAAGAAGACAATACGCAGTACGGGCTCAACGTCGCGGTTCCGTTCGACCGCCAGTTCCATCCCCGTAATCCAGATGGCACGCGCGGCGACGTGGAAAAATCAGGAGCGCTGAAGTTCGGTTGGGTTCGGGACATAACGCTGCGAACCTACCGGCAAAACTCATTTTTCTACACCTTCGGGGCGCAATTGGATCCGATTTATACCGGTCCGGTGCGCGCCCAGTTCCCGCCGGGCTTCGCCGGACAAATTGCGTTCATCAATGCCCGAAATGCGTGGCTAGCGTCCTCCACGGGCCAGATTTACCTGGCCAAAATGGCGGACGCGGCGGCGGATCGTCTCAAATCCTCGTTTGTCTCGTCATCGCCCACCAGTTTATGGACCGATGTTTTTCTCAACCCGACCAACATCGGTGTCGGCAGCAAATACAAGGATTCCATGTACTGGTACATCTCGCCGAAACTTTACGACGTCAGTTACGACGGAGACCAAGATTTCCCCGCCGGTTACGCGATGCTGGAACTGCCGATGAACCACAAGCTCATCGGCCTCATCGGGCTTCGCGCAGAAAATACGCTGATCTCGGTGGATCCCACCTCGGATATGGACCAACGCGATCCTCCGCGCGCCTTTCAGGTCGCGATTCGTCGCCCCCAAATACTGCCGGACGGCACCGAGACGTACTACTACACCATTGGCGGCGTTTCCCGGGAAGAAGCCCGAGTCGACATCGATGAATCCCACCTCCTGCGAGCGGCGGGCCTCGTGTACGAGCCGCGCCCCGACATGAAGTTGCGATACAATTACGCCCAAACCATCGCGCGGCCGACCTTTTGGGAATTGGCCCCGGTAATCACCTTCGACTACGTGGATGGGATCGCCTATGTCGGCAACAAGGACCTCAGGGTGTCCACGGTCGAAAACCACGACATCCGTTGGGAGTGGTACCCCGCGGAAGAAACCGTGGTCTCCGCCAGCGTGTTTGAAAAGCAAATTGACGATCCGATCGACAAAGAATCCTTTTCCTATCTTAGCCAGGATTACGTTCTCGCGGTGAATTACCCGCACGGCACTGTGCGCGGACTTGAACTGGAAGTACGCCGGCCTGTCCCGGCGCCGCCCTATCTCCCCGGCCGGCTGATTCTCGGCGCCAACTACACGAAGATCGACGCGTCCGTCGAAATTCCGGATCAGGTTCGCTACAACCTCGCGCGCCATTCCATTTATATCGATGAGCGCGACATGGAGGGTCAGCCCGATTACCTGCTCAATCTGAACGCGACGTACGAGATTACGCCGCGCGCGTCATTCTCCTATTTCTTCAACAAGCGCGGCGATATGCTAAAAACGGGCGCCGCGGTCGGCGAGGACGGCGCAACTCCAGACATTTATTCCCTGGCCCGCGAGACCGTGGACCTCGCGTTCGAGTACAAATTCGGCCGCCAAAAGCAATTCAAGCTGACGCTGCGCGCGAAAAACACCACGGACCCCGTGATCAAGGAGACCTATCGGCTGCCCGACGGCACGGACATCCCGCGCCGTTCCTATCGCGAGGGTGTGGCATATTCCGTTTCGCTCGGAGGTGAATGGTGA